Proteins from one Anastrepha obliqua isolate idAnaObli1 chromosome 2, idAnaObli1_1.0, whole genome shotgun sequence genomic window:
- the LOC129239248 gene encoding NADH dehydrogenase (ubiquinone) complex I, assembly factor 6 homolog has translation MRHLFKGFKTIPCLQKCLVQQYRRAHSTQKPTNEVFGSQYCIKLVEKNDYENYLCTLLLNGNQRRNAFALRAFNVEVANCGSNVSEEHITKLKLKFWYDSIDKCFAKEGSYVADHPVLSELKNTVDSNKLSKIYLKRLVTARDRPTNQPFLTVKQLEEYADQVFSSLFHLLVELNGVKDIQVDHAVSHLGKAQGIATLLRAIPYKGRSQALNIPQEVLIKHGVSQERIVRDKAEDKGVEECIFEMASVAHQHLEKARNLMDKVPKDVRKFFLPSIPVARYLERLRKANFRLTDQNCLRRDSMLPISLYWHSLRRRY, from the exons ATGCGGCATTTGTTTAAAGGTTTTAAAACCATTCCatgtttacaaaaatgtctGGTACAACAATATCGACGGGCGCACAGCacacaaaaaccaacaaatgaagTGTTTGGTTCacaatattgcataaaattgGTGGA GAAAAATGATTACGAAAATTATTTGTGCACGCTGCTTTTGAACGGCAATCAACGGCGCAATGCGTTTGCGTTGCGGGCATTCAATGTTGAGGTGGCCAATTGTGGGTCCAAT gtgTCGGAAGAGCATATcactaaattgaaattgaagttTTGGTATGATTCCATTGATAAATGCTTTGCAAAAGAAGGTTCCTATGTGGCCGATCATCCGGTTTTAAGCGAATTGAAAAAC ACAGTTGACTCAAACAAGCTAAGCAAAATCTACCTGAAGCGCTTGGTGACGGCGCGTGATCGACCAACCAATCAGCCATTCCTTACAGTAAAACAATTAGAAGAGTACGCCGATCAGGTCTTCTCATCACTTTTCCATCTTTTAGTTGAATTAAATGGTGTTAAGGATATTCAAGTCGACCATGCAGTCTCGCATCTGGGCAAAGCGCAAGGTATTGCAACGCTGCTTAGAGCCATACCCTATAAGGGACGCAGTCAAGCGTTGAATATACCGCAGGAAGTGCTGATAAAACATGGCGTTAGTCAGGAACGCATAGTGAGAGACAAGGCTGAAGATAAAGGTGTAGAGGAGTGTATTTTTGAAATGGCATCAGTAGCTCATCAACACCTGGAAAAG GCTCGCAATCTCATGGATAAAGTACCGAAAGATGTGCGTAAATTTTTCCTGCCTTCCATCCCCGTAGCGCGCTATTTGGAACGTTTAAGAAAAGCTAATTTCAG ATTAACTGATCAAAACTGCTTGCGACGTGATTCGATGCTGCCGATATCGCTGTACTGGCATAGCTTACGCCGTCGCTATTaa